A window from Cryptomeria japonica chromosome 1, Sugi_1.0, whole genome shotgun sequence encodes these proteins:
- the LOC131071986 gene encoding scarecrow-like protein 18 — MQRQRTQQNQEDQEEIEKKNSSSSGGYSFFNLLCCSAASFNEMLASSDSHEEEEERAAEEANAFESGRTEPPPPPPPLPPASISELVMEAGEAVAQNDRNRAGRLVAPLTARACARGDATERLACQFVRALCSRMHISSIFGEPSEAAADLETAYLALNQVTPFVRFAHLTANQAILEAINGHEGSIHIVDLNIMQGVQWPPFMQALAERPGGPPSLMKITAAGPELHSLNRTGRRLHRFAQTLGLPFEFVSLPFAEQFTGNIISTPGEALAVNCAFYLHRLLDDNVYSRLRSLLLQIKGLEPRVVTVAEKEMDSNQADFVYRLSQMFAHYSSIFESLEATLPPNSKERFSVEEIWLGREIVNTVSSDTRHQRFERWAQVMNDCGFNSIPHSEFAISQARLLLRLHYPSEGYYLEALNNCFFLGWQNAPLFSVSSWH, encoded by the coding sequence ATGCAACGCCAGAGGACGCAGCAAAATCAAGAAGATCAGGAGGAAATCGAGAAGAAGAACAGCAGCAGCAGCGGCGgctacagcttcttcaatttgctcTGCTGTTCGGCCGCCTCTTTCAATGAAATGCTGGCCTCCTCTGATTCACacgaagaagaagaggaaagagcAGCAGAAGAAGCAAATGCCTTTGAAAGCGGACGAACAGAACCTCCGCCGCCGCCGCCGCCATTGCCGCCGGCGTCGATTTCTGAGCTGGTGATGGAAGCTGGTGAAGCCGTCGCGCAGAACGACCGGAACCGCGCAGGGCGCCTGGTTGCGCCTCTGACGGCTCGCGCGTGTGCTCGCGGCGACGCTACAGAGCGCCTGGCCTGCCAATTTGTCCGCGCGCTCTGTTCAAGAATGCACATTTCTTCCATTTTCGGCGAACCCTCGGAAGCGGCAGCGGATTTGGAGACGGCTTACCTTGCCCTAAATCAGGTCACGCCTTTCGTCCGTTTTGCTCACCTGACGGCTAACCAGGCGATCTTGGAGGCCATTAATGGCCACGAAGGTTCCATTCATATTGTTGACCTAAATATTATGCAGGGCGTCCAATGGCCGCCATTTATGCAGGCTTTGGCAGAGCGGCCGGGCGGGCCGCCAAGCCTGATGAAAATCACCGCCGCCGGGCCCGAATTGCACAGCCTGAACAGGACTGGACGGCGCCTGCACCGATTTGCACAGACGCTGGGTCTTCCTTTCGAGTTCGTTTCGCTTCCATTTGCGGAACAATTTACCGGCAACATAATTTCTACCCCTGGTGAAGCCCTAGCTGTGAATTGTGCCTTTTATTTACACAGATTGTTGGATGACAATGTGTATAGCAGGTTGAGGTCCCTGCTGCTGCAAATTAAGGGCTTGGAGCCGAGAGTTGTGACTGTTGCAGAGAAAGAAATGGACAGCAACCAGGCGGATTTTGTGTACCGGTTATCTCAAATGTTTGCTCATTATTCTTCCATTTTTGAGTCTCTTGAGGCCACGCTGCCTCCTAACAGTAAAGAGCGGTTCAGTGTAGAGGAAATTTGGCTGGGAAGGGAGATTGTTAACACTGTTTCTAGTGATACCAGGCACCAGAGATTTGAGCGCTGGGCTCAAGTTATGAATGATTGTGGCTTTAACAGTATTCCTCACAGTGAATTTGCTATTTCACAGGCCAGGCTTCTTCTCAGACTCCATTACCCTTCTGAAGGATATTATTTGGAGGCTCTCAACAATTGCTTCTTTTTAGGATGGCAGAAcgctcctcttttctcagtctcaTCTTggcattga